The bacterium genome includes a region encoding these proteins:
- a CDS encoding ABC-2 family transporter protein, translating into MSNTIGLYFRYVTIAIRAQMQYRLSFAMSAIGNLLVTAMEFMMMWALFDRFKALNGWTLPEAAVIYGIVHVAFAIGETVPRGFDVFPGMIKSGNFDRVLLRPRNAVLQILGQEIQFTKIGRFAQGFFVLLWGANTLQIIWTPAKIALTMGAIIGGACFFFGLFVMQATMAFWTIDSLEIINTLTDGGVETAQFPISIYKPWFKRFFTFVVPLAFVNYFPSLAILDRPENASLPIMLPWLAPGVGVAFLVVCLHIWKIGVRHYCSTGS; encoded by the coding sequence ATGTCCAACACGATCGGGCTTTATTTTAGATATGTGACAATTGCAATACGCGCACAAATGCAGTACCGGCTGTCATTCGCCATGAGTGCAATTGGAAATCTTCTGGTCACGGCTATGGAATTCATGATGATGTGGGCTCTGTTTGACAGGTTCAAGGCGCTCAACGGTTGGACACTGCCCGAAGCTGCTGTTATATACGGGATCGTCCATGTCGCATTTGCTATAGGTGAAACGGTTCCACGTGGGTTTGATGTGTTTCCAGGGATGATAAAGTCCGGTAATTTCGACCGCGTACTACTCAGGCCACGAAACGCCGTACTTCAGATATTGGGCCAGGAAATTCAATTCACCAAGATCGGGCGTTTTGCACAGGGATTTTTTGTGCTCCTCTGGGGCGCAAACACTTTGCAGATAATCTGGACACCTGCAAAAATTGCACTAACAATGGGAGCTATTATAGGCGGAGCATGCTTTTTCTTTGGGCTGTTCGTAATGCAGGCTACAATGGCATTCTGGACAATCGACAGTCTGGAGATCATAAATACTCTCACGGACGGAGGAGTGGAGACTGCTCAATTTCCAATCTCAATCTACAAACCATGGTTCAAGCGATTTTTCACGTTTGTTGTGCCACTGGCGTTTGTCAACTACTTTCCATCATTGGCCATATTGGATCGGCCTGAGAATGCATCGCTGCCCATAATGCTGCCCTGGCTTGCACCAGGGGTGGGAGTTGCATTTCTTGTAGTATGTCTACACATCTGGAAAATCGGAGTCAGGCATTATTGCTCGACCGGCAGCTAA